The following proteins are co-located in the Streptomyces sp. NBC_00435 genome:
- a CDS encoding ArsR/SmtB family transcription factor translates to MLRIHFTGVDLARVRMAGRPDALWETILSFHRLRDRRDTRLFGDWRTETRSRLNGETRLLGALIPSRGYFPDFLTPVEGQYGWDLGLDALRGIHPERMRRELVLLGVGAASGSGMAAAFGMPQGAAGGAGGGSEALVPRRLRDLMEGVTTHLPRLLAELRGYHRAAVEPYWTHIQAQIEAERAARGRALLDGGADELLASLPPMLRWRAPVLECDYPVDRDVRLRGRGLLLQPSFFCRRTAVTLHDPELPPVLVYPAAAELGSAQAGCEATRPAEERRRHRQHTLGKLVGHTRSVVLEAIGDGATTSELARRAGVSLASASQHAGVMREAGLVTTLRRGNAVLHTVTPLGAALLKGGAVAS, encoded by the coding sequence GTGCTGCGTATCCATTTCACTGGAGTGGACCTGGCACGCGTAAGGATGGCAGGGCGTCCCGATGCGTTGTGGGAAACGATTCTGAGTTTTCACCGTTTAAGAGACCGGCGCGATACGCGGCTCTTCGGTGATTGGCGTACGGAAACCCGGAGCAGGTTGAATGGTGAAACACGACTTCTCGGCGCCCTGATACCGAGCCGCGGATATTTTCCCGATTTCCTGACCCCTGTCGAGGGGCAGTACGGGTGGGACCTGGGCCTCGACGCGCTGCGCGGGATCCACCCCGAGCGGATGCGCCGCGAGCTGGTGCTGCTCGGCGTGGGCGCCGCGAGCGGCTCCGGCATGGCCGCGGCCTTCGGGATGCCCCAGGGGGCCGCAGGCGGCGCGGGGGGCGGATCCGAAGCCCTGGTGCCCAGGCGGCTGCGGGACCTCATGGAGGGGGTCACCACGCACCTGCCCCGCCTCCTCGCCGAACTGCGCGGCTACCACCGGGCGGCCGTGGAGCCGTACTGGACCCACATCCAGGCCCAGATCGAGGCCGAGCGGGCCGCACGCGGCCGGGCGCTGCTCGACGGCGGAGCGGACGAGCTGCTCGCCTCGCTGCCGCCGATGCTGCGCTGGCGTGCTCCGGTGCTGGAGTGCGACTACCCGGTGGACCGCGACGTACGGCTACGGGGACGCGGGCTGCTGCTCCAGCCCTCCTTCTTCTGCCGGCGCACCGCGGTGACCCTGCACGATCCGGAGCTGCCGCCGGTGCTGGTCTACCCGGCCGCGGCGGAGCTGGGATCGGCCCAGGCCGGCTGCGAGGCGACCCGGCCGGCGGAGGAACGGCGCCGGCACCGCCAGCACACCCTGGGCAAGCTGGTCGGGCACACCCGCTCGGTGGTGCTCGAGGCGATCGGGGACGGGGCCACCACGAGCGAGCTGGCCCGCCGGGCCGGGGTCTCGCTGGCCTCCGCGAGCCAGCACGCCGGCGTGATGCGCGAGGCCGGCCTGGTCACCACCCTGCGCCGGGGCAACGCCGTCCTGCACACGGTGACCCCGCTGGGAGCCGCGCTGCTCAAGGGGGGTGCCGTGGCCTCGTAA